The following coding sequences lie in one Zerene cesonia ecotype Mississippi unplaced genomic scaffold, Zerene_cesonia_1.1 Zces_u013, whole genome shotgun sequence genomic window:
- the LOC119839376 gene encoding probable basic-leucine zipper transcription factor Q, translating to MYRVIVLLCAIHVSHGFLCLRLRAQVAELQQHIAALNTRISNDRAATTQQINRLQQESNERIRSTETQLNQCIEKKIQWTATHQQLQIAQQAKLAAQDNATQAANQCQQQLSALQQQITAMKEHNQELKKQIERDQQKFKLEQESVAQCQQQLQQQIAWQQQQEQQLQQKCALEQEIIKLQERAQYQQQLNQQLDLQKKQENTMKEQEQQLQKLRNSLLELEKLSSPSKMSPSEAFDRLGSFLSQLAPLQCNIEASEIVSPDSYKLTYDLPINLEGDDIEVKIKNRVIYVRGSKGGTVVFEHVELLPAALDAKSADWQLQGDKIEIFIPFNKTQTGTKRDPCKADNSTITVQESSPMFTFRNKISV from the coding sequence ATGTACCGCGTTATTGTTTTGCTGTGTGCTATTCATGTCTCCCATGGCTTCCTTTGTCTCCGGCTGCGGGCGCAAGTGGCCGAACTACAGCAGCACATCGCTGCTTTGAATACACGCATATCTAACGATAGAGCGGCAACAACACAGCAAATAAACCGGCTGCAGCAAGAATCTAATGAACGCATACGTTCAACAGaaacacaattaaatcaatgcattgaaaaaaaaattcaatggaCTGCGACCCATCAGCAACTACAGATAGCCCAACAAGCAAAGTTGGCTGCACAAGATAACGCCACACAAGCAGCAAATCAATGTCAGCAACAGCTTAGCGCGCTGCAGCAGCAAATAACGGCAATGAAAGAACATAATCAAGAGCTTAAGAAGCAGATAGAGCGTGACCAGCAGAAATTTAAACTTGAACAAGAGAGCGTAGCTCAGTGCCAGCAGCAACTGCAACAACAGATCGCATGGCAACAACAACAAGAGCAACAGCTGCAGCAAAAGTGTGCATTGgaacaagaaataattaaactacaaGAACGAGCTCAGTATCAGCAACAACTAAATCAGCAGCTAGATTTACAAAAGAAGCAAGAAAACACGATGAAAGAGCAAGAACAACAATTGCAAAAGCTTCGAAATAGTCTGCTTGAGCTGGAAAAGTTGTCATCGCCCAGCAAGATGTCTCCAAGTGAAGCTTTCGATCGACTTGGTTCATTTTTAAGCCAACTGGCCCCTTTACAATGTAACATCGAAGCCTCCGAAATTGTGAGTCCAGATTCCTATAAACTTACTTACGATCTACCAATAAATCTCGAAGGTGACGATAtcgaagtaaaaataaaaaacagagtGATTTACGTAAGAGGCAGCAAAGGAGGGACAGTTGTGTTTGAACACGTTGAATTATTACCGGCTGCTTTAGATGCGAAATCAGCCGATTGGCAGCTGCAGGGAGATAAGATCGAGATATTCATTCCATTTAACAAGACTCAAACTGGCACCAAGCGTGATCCATGTAAGGCAGATAATTCTACGATCACAGTACAAGAGAGCAGTCCTATGTTTActttcagaaataaaattagtgtATGA